A single Lactuca sativa cultivar Salinas chromosome 8, Lsat_Salinas_v11, whole genome shotgun sequence DNA region contains:
- the LOC111898986 gene encoding dirigent protein 22, which produces MKKEQVILMLCTIVIAIPLVQSVSEGPKAVKNWFKELPLKKQKSTNLHFYFHDTIAGPGQTAYQVFDSNITSTTMSQFGLGFMFDNPLTVDPEASSMRIGRGQGLFGSASLEVPRFLMNLNFVFTEGSFNGSTLQVLGTNPILSQVREMSVVGGTGVFRLARGIATAQPFFRNDTSTILEFDLVVLHY; this is translated from the coding sequence ATGAAGAAAGAGCAAGTGATATTGATGCTATGCACAATTGTGATAGCAATCCCATTGGTTCAAAGCGTTTCTGAAGGGCCAAAAGCAGTGAAAAACTGGTTCAAAGAGCTCCCACTCAAAAAACAAAAGTCTACAAATCTACATTTTTATTTTCATGACACCATCGCCGGACCCGGTCAAACTGCATATCAAGTATTCGACTCAAACATCACCTCGACCACCATGAGCCAATTTGGTCTTGGCTTCATGTTTGACAATCCTCTAACCGTTGATCCAGAAGCAAGCTCCATGAGGATCGGTAGGGGCCAAGGGCTATTTGGATCAGCATCCTTGGAAGTACCAAGGTTTCTTATGAACTTGAACTTTGTCTTTACAGAAGGGTCTTTCAATGGTAGCACCCTACAGGTTCTTGGTACTAACCCTATCTTGAGTCAGGTTCGTGAAATGTCTGTTGTTGGTGGAACTGGCGTTTTCCGACTAGCTCGTGGGATTGCCACCGCTCAGCCGTTTTTCCGTAATGATACGTCGACTATTCTTGAATTTGATCTTGTCGTGCTTCATTATTAA